TTTAGGGGAATCTCCTTTACAACCAAAGTTGGGAAGGGTGGGGGAGTTCGCGGCGCAAGATCGGATAGATTCCGACGGCAGGGCGCGTGTACGCTGTGATCGGCTTGCATCAGGGCGACGGAGGTGCCGTGCGGCATGAGGGTGCGCGAATGGGCGGCCTTTTGGTTGCTCGGAACGATCTGGGGGTCGTCGTTTCTGTGGATCAAGATCGCGGTGGCCGATACGGGCCCGGTGACGCTCGCGGCGTTTCGGCTCCTGTTCGGGCTCGCCGGGTTGCTCGTGGTCGTGCGCGCGATGCGGCAGCCATTTCCGCGCGATCGCGGTCTGTGGGGGCGGTTGATCATGCTCGGCGCGCTGAATACCGCGTTGCCTTTCGCGCTGATCCCGTGGGGAGAGACACGGATCCCGTCGGGTCTCGCGGCGATCCTCAACGGCACGACGCCGCTGTTCGCCCTCGTCATCGCCCACTTCTGGCTGCACGATGAGAAGATCACCCGGGGCCGCGCCGCCGGTCTCGCGCTGGGGTTCGGGGGCGTGGTGGTGCTGATGAGCCGCGACCTCGGCTCCGGCGTGCTACAGAGCGGCCTCGTGGGCCAGGCCGCCGTGCTCGTCGCCGCACTTAGCTACGCGGTGGCGGCCACGTTCGCCCGGCGATACCTTCGCGGCCAACCGCCCGTGCTCCAGGCCACGGCCGCGGTACTCGCCGCCAACGTGATGCTCTGGCTCGCCGTTCCGGTCGTGGAACGCCCTGTGCGGTTCCCGCACCTGCCGATCACGTGGCTCGCCCTCGTGTGGCTGGGCCTGCTCGGGTCCTGTCTCGCGTACCTCCTGTACTACTACCTGATCAGCGCGTGGGGAGCCACACGCGCGACCGCGGTGGCTTACGTCTTTCCGGTGATTGGATTGGTGCTGGGGGTTCTGTTCCTCGGCGAACCGGTCAATGCGCGGCTGATCGGGGGCACGCTGCTCGTCATCGCGGGGATCGCGATGGCGAACCGCGCGCCGGCAAACGGGCCCGGGACGGCGACGGGCCGGGCCGCGACCGTGGGTTCCCAGGATCCTTCTGCGGCGCCGGCCGGCGTTCGCAGCCTCTAGTACGATCGCGATCGCTGGTCCGTCCACCATCCGTAGCAGGCAAGCGCGATACCGGCGACCAAGGGGACTGGAACGCGGAGCGCGCCGGCCAGCGCCGGCCCCAGCCACCCGTCGATCAGCGGATCCCGGAGGATCATTTCCCCTGACACGTAGCCGAGCACGCCGCCCGCGAGCCACACGATCCACGACTGCCGGTGCATGAGCCTGGCGAGCAGGCTGCTCCCCCACACGACGAGGGGCAGCGACAACCCGACCCCAACCACCACGAGCCCGTAGCGCCCACGGGCGGCGGCGGCCACCGCGAGAACGTTGTCGAGGCTCATAATCACGTCGGCGGCGACGATGATGCCGACGGCCTGGATCAGCGTGGCCCCGGCACGGGCCTGGTGTTCGATGCCGGTCTCGTGCCGGGTGAGCCGGACTGCGATCGCCATGAGTACCACGCCCCCGGCGAGCTGCAGCAGCGGGATGTTGAGCAGGAAGGTGACCACCACGATGAAGCCGACGCGGAGGGCGACCGCGCCGACGGCGCCCCACACCTGGCCTCGGGTCTGTTGATGACGCGGCAGCGTGCGCACGGCGAGCGCGA
The sequence above is a segment of the bacterium genome. Coding sequences within it:
- a CDS encoding EamA family transporter, translated to MRVREWAAFWLLGTIWGSSFLWIKIAVADTGPVTLAAFRLLFGLAGLLVVVRAMRQPFPRDRGLWGRLIMLGALNTALPFALIPWGETRIPSGLAAILNGTTPLFALVIAHFWLHDEKITRGRAAGLALGFGGVVVLMSRDLGSGVLQSGLVGQAAVLVAALSYAVAATFARRYLRGQPPVLQATAAVLAANVMLWLAVPVVERPVRFPHLPITWLALVWLGLLGSCLAYLLYYYLISAWGATRATAVAYVFPVIGLVLGVLFLGEPVNARLIGGTLLVIAGIAMANRAPANGPGTATGRAATVGSQDPSAAPAGVRSL
- a CDS encoding TerC family protein is translated as MALFDPEFWARGLGIVLIDLALAGDNALVIALAVRTLPRHQQTRGQVWGAVGAVALRVGFIVVVTFLLNIPLLQLAGGVVLMAIAVRLTRHETGIEHQARAGATLIQAVGIIVAADVIMSLDNVLAVAAAARGRYGLVVVGVGLSLPLVVWGSSLLARLMHRQSWIVWLAGGVLGYVSGEMILRDPLIDGWLGPALAGALRVPVPLVAGIALACYGWWTDQRSRSY